The genomic region TGGCTAGGGATTAAAAATAAGAATGAGGACTCTAATTTTGAAGATATGTATGATGATAACGATTTAAAGAATTAAAAATGCTTAGGCATCCTGCATCATATAGAGACCCATCAGGTTTTATATATCAGTACAATGGCAAATACTTCAGGCAAATAAACCCCTCCTATTTTGAGGAATACCATGCTATAAAAAATAAAGGAATTTATAAGCAATTATGGGATAAAAACTGGTTAATAAACCATGAGGAAATTAGCATTGATAATGATAAAATTATTCTCAAACCTGCTCAATTAGATTTTGTTTCATATCCTTATGAATGGTCATTTACTGCTTATAAACATGCCGCACAACTGACCTTGCGATTGCAACTATTTTTGTTAGAAAATGGTTTTTCACTTAAAGATGCCAGCGCTTTTAATATTACATTTCAAAATGGTAAAGCTCTTTTTATAGATACTTTAAGTATTGAAAGATACCGCGATAACGAACCATGGAAAGGTTTAAAACAATTTAACGAGCACTTTTTTGCTCCATTGTTACTCGCTCAAAGACACGGCAGTTATTACCTTAAGTCTTTACAGCATCGTATTAATGGCTTCCCGTTAGATGAGGCCTCTAAACTATTATCATGGAAATCTAAATTGAGCCCGACGATTTATTCTCATATTCATTTTTTAGGTAAACAGAAAAATGAAACTATAGGTCAAGCGTCGAATGACTCAAAAAGTAAAGGGCTAGACAAAGTTTCACAAATTAAAATGCTAAAGACTCTAGAGATGCATATCTCTAAGATGAACCTACAAGAAAACACAGAATGGAGTTCTTATTATAACCAAACTAATTATGATGAGCAGGCCTTTAATCTCAAAAAGGAATTCATACAAAAATGGACTGCAGAAATAAATGCAAAAAAGATTGTAGATCTAGGTGGTAATGATGGTACGTTTAGTAAAGTCGCGCTTTCTAATGCAAATCAGGTAATTGTTTGCGATATCGATCAGAGTGCTATTAATGATTGCTATATTAACAATATTAAAAATAAAGAGTATAATATCATCCCTATAGTATCCGATTTAATGCAGCCCGCAGCAAGTTTAGGATTCCATAATCAGGAACGAGATTCGTTTATTACTCGCATACAAGATTACGGTTCAGATTTAAGTATGGCGTTAGCTCTAATACATCACATGACTCTATCTGGCAATGTACCATTCGAAATGAGTGCTTTATTTTTCAAATCCTTGAGCCCTTATTTAATTATTGAGTTTCCTGATAGAGAAGATAGTTGGGTGCAGTTTATTTTAAATAGTAAAAGAGATGCTATTCACTTATTCGATGATTATAATCTGGCAAACTTTGAAGACGCTTATAAAAAGCACTACTCGATTATTAACAAGGCAGCAATAATAGGGACACATCGCACTCTCTTTTTAATGAAAAGATATGAAAGATAAGATACTATCCTATCTTAATAACAATAACCACTACTGGTGGACGGTAGGTTTATTACCTGGCATGTATGCTATGACCTATTTATATACTAACAATTATACATTAGTAAATTCTTGGACTCAATTTTCATACTTAGTCTTAACAATGACCATTATACCTAGCACAATAACGATCCTAGGTAATTTTTTATTAAGAAACAAAAGCCAAAGAATTAAGACAATATTTAATTCAAGTGTTTTTATCATAACTGCAGGTATAACACTATCGTTAGTTATCTATTTCAGATACAGATGGAAAGGTATTATCTTACTTATAGTAGCTGCAATTGTCGTAAGTTGGCTAATAGGTAAACATTATAAAAAAGGAGTACTCTTTCTTGCATTGATGACCTTGATAGGAATTGCTCAATTCAATTATTATTATTTTACAAAAATCATCAATAAAGAACAGTGGATCACCGATAATAATATTGCTGAAACTACTTTTACTAAAAAACCTAACATTTATTTAATTCAACCAGATGGGTATGCTGGTAAAATAGCTCTACTTAATGAGTATTATAATTATGATAACAGTTTATTTTACGATCAAATGTCTGAATTAGGCTTTAAATTTAATCACAATTATAGAAGCAATTACCCATCTACTTTATCATCTAACATCACACTATTTTCAGGCCAGCATCATTTTTATGAAAACGGAACTATGATTAATGAACCAATAGATGCACGTGAAATTATAATGGAAAATAATCCCGTTTTAAAAGCTTTTAAAAGTAACGGTTACTTTACTACAGCAATATTACAACATCGCTATTTACTAATGAATCATCCAGCGATAGGATATGATCGTATAAATATATCTGAAGATGAACTAGCTATAATCCCTAATCACGAGTTGAATAAAGATTACATTAGTGAGCTAGAAAAAGCCCTTTCTACTGAAAACAGTCAACCACAGTTTTATTTTATTGAAATACTAGAACCAGGACACATTCCTAATGAAATGGGGAAAGACACTTCAATAAAAAAAGAAAGAGATAAATATATTGAGAAACTAAAATCTACAAATGAGGATTTGATACAGATGACATCTATGATCACTAACCATGATCCTAATGCAATAGTAGTCATCGCTGCAGATCACGGAGGTTTTGTAGGTTTTAATTACAGTACAGAATGTTTTATTGAGCCCAGTAATAAAACTTACCTACATCAAGCAATATTCAGTGCTTTATTGACTATAAAAGCTCCTACTGAATTTCAATCATATCATAACAATATTAAAAGTACTATAAGTGTTTTCCCTACTCTATTCAATTACCTTGCGCAGGATTCAGTAACAAAGAACAAATTAGACAACAGTAGTTATCAATTAATTAAAAGTGGCACTCAACGTGGTATTTATAAATATTATGATGAAAATGGAATTCCTGTCACAGAAAAAATACAGTAAATCACTTATTGTTTTACTATTGTCATTAACTAGTTTTATATCGCAAGCACAGTCTTGTGTTTGCTATCAAAATCATTTTTTAAATGATTATAAGGAAGCTGATTTTATAGCACAAGTCACAGTGACTAACGTGGAATCTGACTTTAGAATAGAGAATGAAGATTTGATTGAATTTGACACATCAATAATATTTAAGGGTTCAGAATCAAAATCATTATTTATACAACAAGAAGTGGGGAATAGCAGTGATAATTCTAAGTGCAGACTGTTCTTAAAACCTGGTGATGAACTTATCGTTTTTGCCCAATTAGTGAATGGAGCAATAATCACTACACCATGTCATAGGAATAGTTTTATTTATAAAGATGATCCTAAATTCTTGCTAGCAAACAAGAATCTAATAGGCACACTTAATACGCTTTCTTTATTCAATGAACAAATTGAGGCTTCATCAATTAATTGTACTTCATTAACAAATGATACTGATATAATTAGTAAGGTAGGCAACCTAGATTTAAAGGACTCACAGTCTTATTTTGGTCTATACAACATTAAATTTTCTGAAGATAATTTAATCAACTACATAGGTGTTATATCATCTTTTAATAAAGAGATTGACAAGAAAATTAGGATCATGCTCATTAAGAAAAAATGGGAAACATGTGAACTCAACGAGAATAAAGAATTATTAGTTGCATATTTTTATCATCCTGCGACATTCTATAGGAAAGAGTATTTAAGTACATACTAGACAAGTTTGTTCCCTTTTGTTTTTAAGAAGTAAAAACCAGCCACCAATATGAATAATAAAATGGGCTGTATTAAAAAACGACGGATATAAAATAATGCCATTTTCATAAAACTAGAATCTGCATCTAAAAGTAAAGTGAAAGCAAATATTAATATAATGTAAGCAAACAAATACACCCATAACGCTGCATGGATATAACTTTCTCTTTTATACAAAAACCACAGTATCCATAAGGAGAGAACCATATTAAGTAGGTACCTCAAACTAGTACCTGCAAGTACGTTCCACACATTTAGGTCAGGAAGATCATATAATTGAAAGTTTGAATGAAAATAATTATACAATGGATCGTTAAACAATGGAATCTCATATAATCTTACTAATATTAGAGAAATGACTAGTATTATTATAATTAAAGTAGAAAAACTCTTAGCAATTATCATGTTTGTTTTGGCTTTTTAATCCATAACAACCAGAGTAAAATCACTGAACCGTAAATCACTGCAGGAAACAATATATCATGTGAAATATGATCATACTGAGGATATTTATATTTAATAACAGCTAAGGCAACTAACCTAGACAAATTAACTAAGTATATAAAAATAACGCCAGTTATAATGAAAAGGACTGTTTTTTTCCACGCTTTCGCGAAAGCAAGAACAAAAGCCACAAACAATATCATCACACTTATTGCATTACAACCTTCTATCACCCGATAGACAACCGTTTTATCTAAATACATATAAACTGATGGATGATGCGGCACATTAGATATTTGAGCGTCATATCCTAAAGCTATTAATAATTGCTGGGTTTGAAATGATACTTGAGATGTTACGGGATCTGGATAGTTTGATGAATTATAATCCTGTTGTAAATACAGATAGTAAATCAATGATAGAACGATATAAATAATACCAAAAGTAGCCACAAACTTAAAAACCGGTATGTAGGTACGTAATGCTCCCATCATTAATTATTTTATGACAAAGTTAAATATTTAATCAAAGGCATAACTTAATTTTACCTTTTTAAAATATATCATGACACTAGAAACATTAAAACCAAAAGTTACTGAAATAGTAAATCATCCAGACTTAACGACACGTCTTAAAATGCAAGGTGTTTGTGATTTATTACAGTCTAGTATAGGCTATTATGACTGGGTAGGTTTTTATATGGCACATGCTACTGAGCCTACATTACATCTATGGTCTCAAGCAGGAGAACCTACTGATCATACTGTTATACCTTTTGGGAAAGGAATATGTGGTCAAGTCGCTGTTTCAAATCAAAATTTTGTTGTAGATGATGTGCATGCTCAGGACAACTATATTGCCTGCAGTATCCATGTTAAAAGTGAGGTTGTCATCCCTTTATTCAAAGATGGTAAAAACATAGGCCAGATAGATATAGACAGTAATACTGCAAAGGCTTTTTCTCAAGAAGACGAAAAGTTTCTTGAATGGGTGAACGAGCAAGTGGCTACGATTCTTTAATATCTACAACATTTTGCTGCCATTTCCAGGCACTTTTAAGGGCGTCTTTTAAGGTAAGTTGTGCTTTCCAACCCAAGACATTATTTGCTTTGGTAGTGTCTGCATATGCAGCGGTCACATCACCATCTCTACGCTGTACAATTTTATAATTCAGAGATATTCCTGATGCATTTTCAAAAGCATGAACCACTTCTAAAACAGAAGATCCCGTACCTGTTCCTATATTAAACGTTTCAAAATTAATAGCTGCGCTTTGATTAATCAACCTTTCTAGCGCAACCACATGGGCTTTAGCAAGATCCACTACATGAATATAATCCCTAACAGCGGTTCCATCCTTTGTAGGATAGTCGTCACCAAAAATGGATAGTTGCTCTCTTAAACCTATTGCGGTTTGAGTAATATATGGAATTAGATTTTGAGGCGTACCCAATGGCAATTCACCGATTAATCCAGAGTCGTGCGCACCGATTGGGTTGAAATAACGCAAAGCAATAGCGTTTAAAGAAGGGTCAACCTTACAAACATCGGCTATTATTTCCTCGCCTATTTGCTTAGTATTACCATAAGGTGATTCTGCCGGTTTTACTGGTGATATTTCAGTAATAGGAAGCTCATCAGCCTGTCCATAAACAGTACATGAAGAACTGAATATAAGATTAGATTTTGGTAACTTTTGAAGCTCTTTTAAAAGATACACTAGGCTATTCACATTATTTTCATAGTATAATAGAGGATTTTGCACACTCTCACCTACTGCCTTAGAAGCTGCAAAGTGTATCACGCCATCGATATCATGATTTCTAGTAAAAAAATCACTTACTGACTGTTGATCTCTTAAATCTAACTTTTCAAACACAGGCTTTTTATTAGAGATTACTTGAATTCTTTCTAACACATTTATCGATGAATTAGAAAGATTATCCAATATAATTACCTGATAATCTGTATTTAACAATTCTACAACAACATGTGAACCTATAAAACCTAATCCACCCGTAACTAATATCTTCATGAATAAAAAAATCTTTAGTAAAAATACATCATTAGGTTGTAAAATTCAGTAGAGAAGCAACGCTTTAATCTAAATAAAAAGCATAAAAAAAGGTCTTCATTTCTGAAGACCTTTTCGTGGGCGCTAAGGGATTCGAACCCCTGACCCCTTGGGTGTAAACCAAGTGCTCTGAACCAACTGAGCTAAGCGCCCTAAAAGCGGATGCAAATATAAAACCATTCCTGGAATTTACAAGCCTTTTTCAAAAAAAAATTAAATTATTTCTGCAACTACAAATACACTGCCGGTCACCACTATCAAATCATCGCTGTGAGCCAGACTTTTAGCTTCATAAAGAGCCTCTGGAATGGAATCAAATTTTCTAAAATTAAATTTATGCTTTTTAAAAAAACTAGAAAAAACATCTAATTCCATTCCACGAACGACATTAGGCTTTGCTATATAATAAGAGGCATCTTTAGGCATAATAGACAAAACAGTATCAACTTCCTTATCTGAAACCATACCCATCACTATATGCAAATTGTTATACTTTTCGTTTTGTAATTGCTTTATTAATGTCCTAATACCAGCTTGATTATGCGCCGTCTCAGCAATTACTCTTGGATTTTCTTGTAATAACTCGAATCTACCCCTTAAACTTGTATTAGAAACTACTTTCATTAAACCAGACCTTATTTGATTTGGTGAAATAATAAAATCACTAGATTCCCTTAAAACGCTTAATGTTTCACAGGCAACCCTAACGTTATCTTTTTGATACTCTCCTTTTAAATCAGTCGTTAATGCTTTTGAGCGATGATCCACTTGATGATAGGTAGCATTATTTAATATTGCGCTTTCGCGGAAGCGTACTCTCAAAGAACTACGCCTCTCTCCTACAACTACTGGCACATTCTTTTTTATTATCCCAGCTTTTTCTCTAGCAATTTTAACTAAGGTATTCCCTAACATCGCAACATGATCTTTATCAATAGTTGTAATAACGGAAACTAATGGAGTAATAATGTTAGTTGAATCTAATCGACCTCCTAAACCTGTCTCTATAATAGCAATATCAACATTGCTATCTTTAAAATATTGAAAAGCCATACCAACCGTCATCTCAAAAAACGACAGTTGATGACTTTCAAAATACAATTTGTGTTTATTTACAAAATCTACCACGTATTCCTCAGAAACCATTACACCATTAATTCTTATGCGCTCTCTGAAGTCTTTAAGATGTGGTGAGGTATACAAACCTACTTTATAACCAGCCTCTTGTAATACACTTGCTAACATGTGACAAGTACTACCTTTACCATTTGTCCCAGCTACATGAATGGTCGAAAAGGAAAGGTGAGGATTCCCTAAATAATTATCTAATAATATAGTGTTATTTAGATTTGCCTTATAGGCTAGTTTTCCCACACGTTGATACATGGGTAATTGATTGAAAAGCCATTCTAGTGTCTGTGAATAGTCCAAAACTACTCTCCTACTTTAAAAATAACTTCGACAAAACCTATTTGAATATCTTTGGCTTTAGAAGCAGCACTGAATCTATATGTTTCAGCACTTTTTTTTGCGGCAACTAATAAACAATTTGCTCTATTAGTTGTTCCTTTTTTACCTGGAATAGCTTGCACGACCTTACCACTTCTGTCAACATGAATTTCTACAATTACTGTACCTGTTTCAAAACAATCTGGCTCAGCTCCTTTACCAGAAAGCGCTTTTCTTCCACCTAATCCAGCTCCACGACCACTTTGCCCAGATCCTGGCGCACCGTAATAGGTATTTGCATAAGGATCACCGTTAATATCACCTTTATTTCCTGGACCATCTCCAGGACCTTCACCGCTATTATCTGCACCATCAGTAGGTGTTGCTCCTGTAACATTATTAAGCATATCTGTTACTGATTGATCTGGTTTAGGTTCTGGTTTAGGCTTTGGTTTTTTAGCAGGCTCAGTTACTGGTTTTGTTACTGGCTTAGTTGTATTAGGATCTGAATTGATAACGGGCGCATCAGTATAATCTTGTGTGGCGACATTATCAACCTGGGCAGCTGATTGATCTACCGGTGAAGGATTAGCCTCTGGAGTAACTTTAGTAGCTTCTGCAGGTTCCACAGGACCAGAACCTACGGCAGTATTACCAAAGTTAATAGCAATTCCACTATCTTCTTCTTCTGGAATTTCATCTAGTACTGAAACAAAAACAAATAACAACAGAAATACACTCATCAATACAGTCGTAATGATGAATGATTTCTTTTTTTCTTTAGTATCTAGAAAACTCATTTTTATTCTGGTTTTAC from Nonlabens arenilitoris harbors:
- the galE gene encoding UDP-glucose 4-epimerase GalE — encoded protein: MKILVTGGLGFIGSHVVVELLNTDYQVIILDNLSNSSINVLERIQVISNKKPVFEKLDLRDQQSVSDFFTRNHDIDGVIHFAASKAVGESVQNPLLYYENNVNSLVYLLKELQKLPKSNLIFSSSCTVYGQADELPITEISPVKPAESPYGNTKQIGEEIIADVCKVDPSLNAIALRYFNPIGAHDSGLIGELPLGTPQNLIPYITQTAIGLREQLSIFGDDYPTKDGTAVRDYIHVVDLAKAHVVALERLINQSAAINFETFNIGTGTGSSVLEVVHAFENASGISLNYKIVQRRDGDVTAAYADTTKANNVLGWKAQLTLKDALKSAWKWQQNVVDIKES
- a CDS encoding class I SAM-dependent methyltransferase, giving the protein MLRHPASYRDPSGFIYQYNGKYFRQINPSYFEEYHAIKNKGIYKQLWDKNWLINHEEISIDNDKIILKPAQLDFVSYPYEWSFTAYKHAAQLTLRLQLFLLENGFSLKDASAFNITFQNGKALFIDTLSIERYRDNEPWKGLKQFNEHFFAPLLLAQRHGSYYLKSLQHRINGFPLDEASKLLSWKSKLSPTIYSHIHFLGKQKNETIGQASNDSKSKGLDKVSQIKMLKTLEMHISKMNLQENTEWSSYYNQTNYDEQAFNLKKEFIQKWTAEINAKKIVDLGGNDGTFSKVALSNANQVIVCDIDQSAINDCYINNIKNKEYNIIPIVSDLMQPAASLGFHNQERDSFITRIQDYGSDLSMALALIHHMTLSGNVPFEMSALFFKSLSPYLIIEFPDREDSWVQFILNSKRDAIHLFDDYNLANFEDAYKKHYSIINKAAIIGTHRTLFLMKRYER
- a CDS encoding GAF domain-containing protein — encoded protein: MTLETLKPKVTEIVNHPDLTTRLKMQGVCDLLQSSIGYYDWVGFYMAHATEPTLHLWSQAGEPTDHTVIPFGKGICGQVAVSNQNFVVDDVHAQDNYIACSIHVKSEVVIPLFKDGKNIGQIDIDSNTAKAFSQEDEKFLEWVNEQVATIL
- the xrtF gene encoding exosortase family protein XrtF encodes the protein MMGALRTYIPVFKFVATFGIIYIVLSLIYYLYLQQDYNSSNYPDPVTSQVSFQTQQLLIALGYDAQISNVPHHPSVYMYLDKTVVYRVIEGCNAISVMILFVAFVLAFAKAWKKTVLFIITGVIFIYLVNLSRLVALAVIKYKYPQYDHISHDILFPAVIYGSVILLWLLWIKKPKQT
- a CDS encoding exosortase F system-associated membrane protein; the encoded protein is MIIAKSFSTLIIIILVISLILVRLYEIPLFNDPLYNYFHSNFQLYDLPDLNVWNVLAGTSLRYLLNMVLSLWILWFLYKRESYIHAALWVYLFAYIILIFAFTLLLDADSSFMKMALFYIRRFLIQPILLFILVAGFYFLKTKGNKLV
- a CDS encoding bifunctional folylpolyglutamate synthase/dihydrofolate synthase produces the protein MDYSQTLEWLFNQLPMYQRVGKLAYKANLNNTILLDNYLGNPHLSFSTIHVAGTNGKGSTCHMLASVLQEAGYKVGLYTSPHLKDFRERIRINGVMVSEEYVVDFVNKHKLYFESHQLSFFEMTVGMAFQYFKDSNVDIAIIETGLGGRLDSTNIITPLVSVITTIDKDHVAMLGNTLVKIAREKAGIIKKNVPVVVGERRSSLRVRFRESAILNNATYHQVDHRSKALTTDLKGEYQKDNVRVACETLSVLRESSDFIISPNQIRSGLMKVVSNTSLRGRFELLQENPRVIAETAHNQAGIRTLIKQLQNEKYNNLHIVMGMVSDKEVDTVLSIMPKDASYYIAKPNVVRGMELDVFSSFFKKHKFNFRKFDSIPEALYEAKSLAHSDDLIVVTGSVFVVAEII